The Humulus lupulus chromosome 3, drHumLupu1.1, whole genome shotgun sequence genome window below encodes:
- the LOC133822531 gene encoding uncharacterized protein LOC133822531, with protein MFLPIHFWQVDGMNDSWQFLLPNSVASFLWEDLGRRRLLELLIDGDDQSKSQKFDIDEISANQPMHVTSGTSRALSITIIKEEKVNVVKISDWLPESEPIGILSKIGTSPLSQLSLKNPPQQQSPSTSDSEFHVIVELVELGVSIIDHTPEEILYLSVQTFIFSYSTGLGSGISRPQKVGDETDYILKFSVTMQSNGSLDLCVYPYIGFYGPENAAFLINIHEPIIWRLHEMIQQVNFNRLYDNQTSAVAVDPVI; from the exons ATGTTTTTGCCCATTCATTTCTGGCAAGTAGATGGTATGAATGATTCATGGCAGTTCCTTCTACCTAATTCGGTAGCTTCTTTTCTTTGGGAAGATCTTGGTAGAAGACGTTTGTTGGAACTCCTCATCGATGGTGATGACCAGTCTAAATCTCAGAAGTTTGATATTGATGAAATTTCTGCCAATCAACCCATGCATGTTACAAGTGGGACTTCTAGAGCTCTAAGCATTACGATAATAAAAGAAGAGAAAGTCAATGTTGTTAAGATCAGTGACTGGTTGCCAGAGAGTGAACCTATTGGAATATTGAGTAAAATAGGCACATCTCCTCTATCACAACTTTCTTTAAAGAACCCACCTCAACAACAATCACCGTCCACCTCAGACTCAGAATTTCATGTTATTGTTGAATTAGTTGAGCTTGGAGTATCAATCATTGATCACACACCTGAAGAAATTTTGTACCTCTCTGTTCAGACTTTTATTTTTTCATATTCAACTGGCTTGGGCTCTGGAATTAGTAG ACCACAGAAAGTGGGGGATGAGACGGATTATATCTTGAAATTTTCTGTGACCATGCAATCAAACGGGTCACTGGATCTTTGTGTCTATCCATATATTGGTTTTTAT GGTCCTGAAAATGCTGCCTTCCTGATAAACATTCATGAACCTATTATATGGCGCCTTCATGAAATGATCCAGCAGGTCAACTTCAATCGCTTATATGATAACCAAACCTCTGCCGTTGCTGTTGATCCAGTTATCTAA